The Halomicrobium zhouii region GCGGCGGCGTCGCGAGCGCGCTCGGGGCCGACCGGAGCGACGTCACCGGTCGCTAACGATGGCCTTAAATGACGCCGACGGGAATCATCCTGCAATGACGACGCTCTACGACGTGCCTGCGGAGGACCTCATCGAGGCCGCCGCGGTCGAGCTCGCCGACGAGGACGAAATCGAGGCCCCCGACTGGGCCGAGTTCACCAAGACTGGCAACTCCCGCGAACTGCCCCCCGAACAGGACGACTTCTGGCAGCGCCGCGCCGCCAGCCTCCTGCGCAAGGTCGCCGTCGACGGCCCCGTCGGCGTCAACAGCCTCCGGACCGAGTACGGCGATTCGAAGGGCGGCTCCAACCGCTACCAGGTCCGGCCCCCGCAGAAGGCCCAGGCCTCCGGGAACGTCATCCGGACCGCGCTCCAGCAGCTCGAGGAAGTCGGCTACATCGAGGCCGCCGGCGGCGAGGGACGGCGCGTCTCCGCCGAGGGCACCGCG contains the following coding sequences:
- a CDS encoding 30S ribosomal protein S19e; the protein is MTTLYDVPAEDLIEAAAVELADEDEIEAPDWAEFTKTGNSRELPPEQDDFWQRRAASLLRKVAVDGPVGVNSLRTEYGDSKGGSNRYQVRPPQKAQASGNVIRTALQQLEEVGYIEAAGGEGRRVSAEGTAFLDELAGDVLRDLDRPDLERYA